The Drosophila sechellia strain sech25 chromosome 2L, ASM438219v1, whole genome shotgun sequence region TTAACTGTATAAACTTAAGCCAGTTTTGATTGAGTAAACTAGATACCAGTAAGTGGGCTTATGCCGCACAAGGCAACTTGTTGACGAATGCATTTAGAGCCGTAAGAATCCAAACGATCAGGCTGCAGGAATGGTCCAATGACATCCTACTCAAGTTTTCCCATAACGGCGCTGCTTGCCTACTTAGCCACAAATGATGCGATTTTCCAGTTCTTGGCGGCTGTGCATCCAAAACCAAGATCAAACTCGGAAATTCTATACTATATATGTCaactttatatatacatatatatgcattgTGCATCCGCTTGCAGTGGCTTAAGTGTTGAATTTTCAAGGGTTTATCTCAGTTGGATTATTATGAATCATTTCAATTAGTCTATCAATGGATTTTAGGCAGCTAACTGGGCAGCCTTTGTTGCAATCAATCACTTTCAGATACTTTAGCCCCTCGAACCAGCGGCATCCATCAGATACTCCCCGCCTGCATGTATCTATAAGCGTGAGCTATCTCGCAGATGCAACTAACTTGATTTTCATGGTCATTCGCCggcaagtgtaaagttatagACACTGCGCTGTGTAAACAGCCCATGTGCATTAAACAATGGAAAACATCGCACATCTGGGAGCTACTCTACTAGTAGCTACAtaccatatatgtatatgtttggAGTAAGGCTATAGGCCAACTATAACCTTGACCAGCTCATTCGGCTGCCCGCTCACCACTTGGCTTATGAAATCATCGGGTTTCAAAAGATAGCCACTGCAAATAGCTGGTAAGTAGGTATATTATAAGGCGGCTTTAGCCAAGCGGAAAATCTTGGAGCCAAAAGAGCTCGATGTTCATGCCGAAAAACGCAACTGAGCTGGcacttaaaacaaaaaataacaaaaaaagcGGATCGAGAagattttattgttaaataacatACACACACTCGACCATATGCTTTCaaatttgaaataatttgttattaattttgacATCGCTGTCGGCTCGAATTGTGCAACACCTCGTTATGGGGCAACATCAACGCTTGGAGGACCAATTAGTGGTGGTTGGGTTTTTATTTGCTCACTTGCGGTATTACGATTTAATTGTGGATTATAGAAAGGAAATCGAGTGTACTTAGTTTACATTATTTTGTGAAAGTGTAAATCACTGCCATGTTTTGTGTAAGCAAAGAATTAACTGGCCAAGTGATTTGGGCTtctatttatttgcataaCTAATCATTTATAGTTACATGAGGAACTGAAGAactttttatgtttatgtctTGATTAAACAAAAGCAGCTAAGCAGTGATCCATCAATTGTTTTACCCATTAAAAAGATTTATATATCTTGTTGTAAACTAAGAAACatgtatatattatacaaTGAAGTATTCAATATACCAATTGAAAGatcaagaaaacaaaaaaggcaaTGAAACTGCCCCACCCTTCacaagaaatattttcatcaTTAGGATaatagttttaaatttttatagttttttttctttcatatATTACTGAtattttcgctcagtgcactTGTCTACGTAATTTAAGTACTAGCCTTCGCTCAAGTACGAATAGTGCCTATCATTACAAGTACTAAGCAAACTGCAGCTCACCTTATTAATCGGCACCTCGGCACTTGGCAAGACCTGGATGGCTGGGAGCGAAGGCGCCGGACTGCGCAGCAGGTTGAGATTGATGGACGACAGGTGATTCAGTTCCTGGTGTGGCAGGCAGTTAAGTGGCTGGACCATGGAGCAGGCGGCCGGAGCGGTCCGTTGGGCCATTTGCACGGGCACCTGGACGGGCACCTGGGCCGCCGTCTGTTGGTTGGCCAAATGGCCAGCAGGTGCTCCTCCGGTGGCGGCCAACAAAGATTGCTGGGCAGCCGTGGTCAGGGGAACGCCACCAAAGGCCGAGTGACCTGCGCCGGCGGCGGGTGCATAGTAGGCACCAAGTGGCAGGGAGGAGAACATGGCGGAGTGCATCAGTGCGTTCTGGTTCAGCTGTCCGGCGTTGAGGAGCTGCGGTGCCAGATGACTGTACGGGGATCCCATGTGGAAGTGTGGTGCTCCCGGCGCGGCGCTTGGATGCAAAGCGGGCTGCTGATAGTTCGCCGGCGGTGCTGCTGCCGTATTGGGCGATAATGGTTGCTGCATCTGCGGCTGGCCAGCGAAGATGCCGCCCACCGTCGTGGAGCCCATCTTGTCCAGAAACGGCGACTGCATCTGCAGCATCttctgctggtgctgctgggCGGCCAGGGACCAGGACAAGTACCAGGCACATGGAGCCGGAGAATTCTGCATTGTTGACACGCTCCTGGGCAATTGTTCACTTCACTGAGAGGAAACTGCAGATTGGATGGGTATTTTTTCGTTGATCGGAAATGACATTAATATCGTTGCGGATAGAAAACTTCACGGATACATTCCCGAGTTATACGATCATCTGTTGTTTACTTTGATTGCGATAGCAATATGGCTCTTAAAGTCAATTACAAATCGTTTTGTGTACTTGTACGTGTTTACAAATTGTCTTGGCCGTACATATGCTGTTTCGactgttttatttgaaaagtCGAAGCGATTTTCGGGCTTGTATAATGCGAATTAAAAACCTAAACAAAcggcttatttattttttatagtgTTTATGAACACCTATACCAAAGCTTGCATATTAGGCTCCACGAAATGCGTTAATTTGTGGTTTATATTAGCGGATTGGCgttaaaaaatacaaacacacaaaaaagtCGGAACAATATGTTGATTAGCTTTTGCACTGCATTAACTTTGTCTATCGTGTGCGCGATAATATGTttttaacaataatattttcattgccCATACATACACAAGAGCATTATTGGATCAAAGAATTTCTATTCGAATAAGAGTTTTTGCTAAATACAAAACGATAATGGAAACTTTGAGAATACATTTGGAAGACACGCGGGGGCCATCTGCTACTTGGCTACTCTAATTGCACGAGACAAAGTCTAATATATCCTCTAGAATACGTATAAACCTACATTCGGAACCGTACATGCGTCTGTCAGAATTCTGGCAAGAAGAAATGCGTATGGGTGCCTATATATTGTGGTGTTTGGATGTGTAATGGATGGAATAATACGTATGCGAGACCGGGCATTAGGATATCGGCTCACGATTTAGAATGTTTAGAAtcaggtatatatatatacgtatatatagcGTGCATATATACCTCACCACCTACTGAGACAAATGCCACAAATGCGCACGtgtaaacattttcatttgcgcTAGCAGCTTGTGCTAAATTAAGTTTTTGTATATTACTAGGTCCACTCGGGCTGTATCGACAAGATACCAGAATTTCAAAGAATTATTCGAGATTTTCGGTGCCTTAAGACGCAGGAATGTATGTACATAGAGACATAGAGATATAGCCACACTCATTTTTGTCATCAGTCGTCTTTTGTCTTAGTTCCATTTTATCAGCCACAATTGTGTATCTTCTCGAGTGATTTTAGTACATTTCTCAAACAAAATTCTTGCATAACTATATTATGTGTAGACAATGGGAAGAAagaatcttttttttttttttttttgaaataaaatcatCCTATATATGCGCGCGTGTGAACGTTTCATGTGTAAGTCCCCAGATCTCGAAATCATCAGGATGACAATAGATCATGGGCTTAAAAGCAAGAACAACATTTTTAGTGAGAGCTACTTCTATATTTATaagaaaatttgtatatctgCGCCAGCAGAAGGTAAATTCGTTTCTAAACTGTTGGTAAGAAAAATTCAAAACTAAAATGGCTCATAGAATTTCATAGAGCACAACACAATAATTTTAATGGACCGTTTTGTGCCCCGATGGAGaatgtttttttaatttttccctTTCCTATTAATAAGCGCATAATAATCGGTTTATATAGCAATGAATTCTAACAGATGCCCAATTATTCGAATCATTTCACTCAAAGTTCCATAGTTTCAGCCACTAAAATCCAATAAAATATGTCATAATATTATTGGTTATGGAAAATTATCGTTTGtattaaacaaatttgtattatttggcCAAAATATCGGCGCCTTTGATCATTCACAACATATATCTATTAtgtttttgacaaaaatcATGTCTCCTTTACGCATTTTTAGTGTACTTTCTTTGCAGGCTGTTCGCATTAATTatgcttttaaaaataatataacttGCACATCGAT contains the following coding sequences:
- the LOC6612010 gene encoding fibrosin-1-like protein isoform X2, which produces MQNSPAPCAWYLSWSLAAQQHQQKMLQMQSPFLDKMGSTTVGGIFAGQPQMQQPLSPNTAAAPPANYQQPALHPSAAPGAPHFHMGSPYSHLAPQLLNAGQLNQNALMHSAMFSSLPLGAYYAPAAGAGHSAFGGVPLTTAAQQSLLAATGGAPAGHLANQQTAAQVPVQVPVQMAQRTAPAACSMVQPLNCLPHQELNHLSSINLNLLRSPAPSLPAIQVLPSAEVPINKTTSPRDAENLKIKVPEKRKTDDNDQIKELKKAKLETKALKAKRPGFTDERYQETSYYMENGLRKVYPYYFTFTTFTKGRWVGEKILDIFSREFRAHPAEEYERCIQTGTLTVNFEKVPIDYRLKHNDLLANIVHRCIRVDVIGTTP